The DNA region CGCCCTCGCGGGGCTCACGCCGATGCTGGACGGTGGCCTACGGGTGCTGACCGGGATCAGCCGAGCGGCCCGATGGCCGGAGGTCTCGGCGTCGAGCCTCGAGGTGGTGTGGGCGGCTGCGCGTGACCTCGCGGCGTGGACCGTCGTGGACTGCGGGTTCGGCCTCGAGCAGGACGAGGTCCTGAGCTACGACACGCGGGCTCCGCACCGCAACGCAGCAACCCTGTCGGCGCTGGCGGAGGCGGATGTCGTCGTCGTGGTCGGCGGCGGGGACCCGATCGGGCTCCAGCGCCTCGTGCGTGGCCTGGGCGACCTGACCGACGCCGGGGTGCCGTCGTTCGGTCGGTACGTGGTCGTCAACCGGGTTCGGGCGTCCGCGAGCGGACCGCACCCGGGTGCGGCGATCCGCGACGCGCTGCTGCGGTACGCCGGCGTGACCGACGCGCACCTCGTCCCGGAGGACCGCGCCGCGTGCGACGGCGCCGTCCTCGCCGCGCGCACCCTGCGCGAGCACGCCCCGGCCTCACCGGCGCGCCGCGCCGTCGCGGCACTCGCCGGCGTGATCGCACCCGTCCGCACCGGCGTGGGGGCACACTGATCACTGTGCGCATCTACCTGCCGTCCACCGTGTCCGAGCTCGGTGCCAAGGGCGGCCTCGGCCCGAGGGTCGTGCATGCCGTGACGGCCGCGCTGCGTGCCGCGCTGCCAGAGGAGGACGAGGAGGGCCTGGAGTACGCGGCCCAGCTCCTCGCGGCCGATGCGAGCCTCGAACGCCTCGACGGTGCCCCTGCCGGGTCCCGGCGCCGCGTCGTGGTGGCTGCCGATGTGCCGGAGGCCGTGGTGGAGTCGATCGACGCGGACGAGGATCATGCGCCGAGCGCGGTCCGGCTGACGACCTCGATCGGCTGGGACGACGTCGCGTGCGCACACGTCGACGAGATCGCCGCGGAGCCCGACATCGTGGCGGCCCTCGCCGGAGACATGGAGGCGGCCGAGCACCTGGCCGAACGCGACATGCTCTGGTACGACGTGAGCGAGCTGGGCCGGCTAGCAGCCAAGATGGCCCGCGGCTGAGCCGACGCGCTCCGGTCAGGCCGCGCTCCGGTCAGGCCGTCGCCGCGCCGGTCACTGCTCGACGGTGGGTGCGAGCAGCGCGAGGACCTGGTCGTGCAGGAGGCCGTTCGTCACCAGCGCCGAGCCCCCGAACGGGCCCGGGACGCCACTGACCGAGGTGAACGTGCCGCCCGCCTCCGTCACGATGGGCACCAGCGCGGCCATGTCGTGCAGGGCCAGCTCCGGCTCGGCCGCGATGTCGACGGCCCCCTCGGCAACGAGCACATACGACCAGAAGTCGCCGTAGCCTCGGGTGCGCCACACCGAACGGGTCAGGTCGAGGAACACGTCGAGGCGACCCTGGTCCTCCCAGCCGCTCAGGCTCGAGTAGGACAGTGACGCGTCCTCGAGCCGGTCGACCTGGGAGACCTGCAGCCGGCTCGCGGCCGCGAGCGACTTGCCGGTCCACGCCCCGGACCCGTTCGCTGCCCACCAGCGGCGACCCAGTGCGGGTGCGCTGACCAGGCCGAGCACGACCTGGCCGGCGTCGATCAGGGCGATCAGGGTCGCCCAGACCGGCACCCCGCGGACGAAGTTCTTGGTCCCGTCGATCGGGTCGATGACCCACTGCCGCGGGCCGTGCCCGGTGTCCGGCAGCTCCTCGCCCATCACGGCGTCGCGCGGCCTGGTCCTGGCGAGCTGGGACCTGACGATCTCCTCGGCGTACCGGTCGGCGTCGGTGACCGGCGTGGTGTCCGGCTTCGTCTCGACCACCAGGTCCTGGGCGCGGAACCGGGACATGGTCA from Cellulomonas sp. KRMCY2 includes:
- the hisN gene encoding histidinol-phosphatase, which translates into the protein MTVRSGYDDDLRLAHVIADQVDSMTMSRFRAQDLVVETKPDTTPVTDADRYAEEIVRSQLARTRPRDAVMGEELPDTGHGPRQWVIDPIDGTKNFVRGVPVWATLIALIDAGQVVLGLVSAPALGRRWWAANGSGAWTGKSLAAASRLQVSQVDRLEDASLSYSSLSGWEDQGRLDVFLDLTRSVWRTRGYGDFWSYVLVAEGAVDIAAEPELALHDMAALVPIVTEAGGTFTSVSGVPGPFGGSALVTNGLLHDQVLALLAPTVEQ